The following proteins are encoded in a genomic region of Enterocloster clostridioformis:
- a CDS encoding YifB family Mg chelatase-like AAA ATPase, whose translation MFTRINSGGIWAVEGVLVSVEADVSDGLPGFSISGQLASEVRESQERVRTALKNSGFRLPAKKITVNLSPAGIRKGGTAYDLPIAVAILGAFQMVGTDVLEDSMVIGELGLDGRVKPVSGVLSLAAMAREKGIRRCFLPLENVEEGLVMEGVDMVGVKSLGHMAGILKGAVSMEPCHVPPHRPEYRRQKKDGLDYREVNGQAILRRAAEVAAAGMHGLLLTGSAGTGKSMIARRIPTILPGLTREEDIEISRIYSICGLLPPGRPLLSERPFRSPHHTITARALAGGGVPPRPGELSLASGGVLFLDELPHFGRSAVEILRQPLEERKITVTRVSGNYEFPADFMMVAAMNLCPCGFYPDRNRCNCTENQIRRYLGHISRPILERFDICAQAAPVTFGELNLAQGENEDSASIRKRVEHARTRQERRFSGTRIRFNSRMGMKEVERHCCLGPEEKAFAQRIYESGGFSARRYHKALKVARTIADLEDSKDIKKEHLAEALGYGGLEEKIWG comes from the coding sequence ATGTTTACGCGAATCAACAGCGGCGGTATATGGGCTGTGGAGGGAGTTCTGGTTTCGGTGGAGGCGGATGTGTCCGACGGACTTCCGGGATTTTCCATATCAGGACAGCTGGCTTCAGAGGTAAGGGAGTCCCAGGAACGGGTCAGGACAGCCCTTAAAAATTCGGGATTTCGTCTCCCGGCTAAAAAGATAACTGTAAACCTGTCTCCTGCAGGCATACGAAAGGGCGGCACAGCCTATGATCTTCCCATTGCGGTCGCCATATTGGGCGCGTTTCAGATGGTGGGGACGGATGTGCTGGAGGACAGCATGGTAATTGGAGAGCTGGGACTGGACGGCAGGGTGAAACCTGTAAGCGGTGTGCTTTCCCTGGCAGCCATGGCCAGGGAGAAAGGTATCAGGAGATGTTTCCTGCCATTGGAAAATGTGGAGGAGGGCCTGGTGATGGAGGGGGTAGACATGGTGGGGGTGAAATCTCTGGGCCATATGGCAGGTATTCTTAAGGGCGCTGTTTCCATGGAACCGTGCCATGTCCCGCCTCACCGCCCGGAGTACCGCCGTCAGAAGAAAGATGGCCTGGATTACAGGGAGGTCAACGGCCAGGCCATATTGAGAAGGGCAGCGGAGGTGGCGGCAGCCGGCATGCACGGACTGCTTTTGACCGGCAGCGCCGGAACCGGCAAGAGCATGATTGCCAGAAGAATCCCCACCATCCTGCCTGGGCTGACGCGGGAGGAGGATATAGAGATATCCAGAATCTACAGCATCTGCGGACTCCTGCCACCAGGCCGTCCCCTTCTGTCTGAGCGGCCTTTCAGGAGTCCTCACCACACCATAACAGCCAGGGCGCTGGCAGGCGGAGGTGTTCCTCCCAGGCCCGGAGAACTGTCCCTGGCTTCGGGAGGCGTACTTTTTTTGGACGAGCTGCCCCATTTTGGCCGCTCAGCGGTGGAAATACTGAGGCAGCCTTTGGAGGAACGGAAAATCACAGTTACAAGGGTATCTGGTAATTATGAATTTCCGGCAGATTTTATGATGGTAGCAGCCATGAACCTGTGTCCATGCGGGTTTTATCCGGACAGGAATCGCTGTAATTGTACGGAAAATCAGATCAGACGATATCTGGGGCATATATCCAGGCCCATACTGGAACGGTTTGATATCTGTGCGCAGGCGGCTCCGGTGACCTTTGGGGAATTGAACCTGGCTCAGGGAGAAAACGAGGATTCGGCATCCATTCGGAAACGGGTGGAGCATGCCAGAACGCGTCAGGAACGCCGGTTTTCGGGAACCAGGATACGTTTTAACAGCCGCATGGGCATGAAAGAGGTAGAACGGCATTGCTGCCTGGGACCTGAGGAGAAGGCCTTTGCCCAACGGATTTATGAATCAGGAGGCTTCAGTGCCAGAAGGTACCATAAGGCGCTGAAGGTTGCCAGGACCATTGCCGACCTGGAGGACAGCAAGGATATAAAAAAGGAACATCTGGCAGAGGCATTGGGATACGGGGGACTGGAGGAAAAGATATGGGGATAG
- the codY gene encoding GTP-sensing pleiotropic transcriptional regulator CodY yields the protein MSVQLLDKTRKINKLLHNNNSHKVVFNDICKVLSEILLSNILVISKKGKVLGVSICSGVDEIEELIEDQVGGYVDKMLNERLLSVLSTKENVNLATLGFAEENVKKYQAIITPIDIAGERLGTLFIYKSDSQYDIDDIILSEYGTTVVGLEMMRSVNEENAEETRKVQIVKSAISTLSFSELEAIIHIFEELDGNEGILVASKIADRVGITRSVIVNALRKFESAGVIESRSSGMKGTYIKVLNDVVFDELKAIKASNSNLK from the coding sequence ATGAGTGTTCAATTGTTGGACAAAACAAGAAAAATCAACAAGCTATTGCATAACAATAATTCTCATAAAGTTGTTTTCAATGACATCTGTAAAGTTTTAAGTGAGATATTGTTATCCAATATCCTGGTAATCAGCAAGAAGGGCAAGGTTCTGGGGGTGAGTATCTGTTCTGGGGTAGATGAGATAGAGGAACTTATCGAAGACCAGGTCGGAGGATACGTGGATAAGATGCTGAATGAACGTCTTTTAAGCGTTTTGTCCACAAAAGAGAACGTGAATCTTGCAACCCTTGGCTTTGCTGAGGAGAATGTAAAAAAGTATCAGGCCATCATTACTCCCATTGATATAGCGGGAGAGAGACTGGGAACACTTTTCATTTATAAGTCAGATTCCCAGTATGATATTGACGATATCATACTGAGCGAATACGGAACCACCGTGGTGGGCCTGGAGATGATGCGTTCTGTCAATGAGGAGAATGCAGAGGAAACCAGGAAGGTGCAGATTGTAAAATCAGCCATCAGTACCTTATCCTTCTCCGAACTGGAGGCCATCATCCATATATTCGAGGAACTGGATGGAAACGAAGGCATCCTGGTAGCCAGTAAGATTGCCGACCGCGTGGGCATTACCCGTTCCGTGATTGTCAATGCCCTCCGCAAGTTTGAGAGCGCCGGTGTCATTGAATCCCGCTCCTCAGGCATGAAGGGAACCTATATCAAGGTCCTGAATGACGTGGTCTTTGATGAACTGAAGGCAATCAAGGCATCCAACTCAAATTTAAAGTAG
- the galE gene encoding UDP-glucose 4-epimerase GalE — translation MAILVTGGAGYIGSHTCVELLTAGYDVVVVDNLYNSSEKALERVEKITGRKVKFYETDLLDQPALKEVFDKEEIDSVIHFAGLKAVGESVRKPLEYYHNNITGTLILCGEMRSHGVKNIVFSSSATVYGDPAEIPITENCPKGEITNPYGRTKGMLEQILTDLHTADPEWNVVLLRYFNPIGAHESGLIGEDPKGIPNNLVPYIAQVAVGKLDHLNVFGDDYDTPDGTGVRDYIHVVDLAKGHVKAVQKLQDKEGVSIYNLGTGVGYSVLDVLHAYEKACGRTLKYEIQPRREGDVATCYSDSAKAKRELGWVAEKGIEEMCADSWKWQSMNPNGYRD, via the coding sequence ATGGCTATTTTAGTGACTGGTGGCGCCGGCTATATCGGAAGCCATACCTGTGTGGAACTGCTGACAGCGGGTTATGATGTGGTTGTAGTAGACAACCTTTATAACTCCAGCGAGAAGGCACTGGAGAGAGTAGAGAAGATAACAGGCAGGAAGGTAAAGTTCTACGAGACAGACCTTCTGGACCAGCCGGCCCTTAAAGAAGTGTTTGACAAGGAGGAAATTGATTCGGTCATCCATTTTGCAGGTCTTAAGGCAGTGGGGGAATCCGTGCGCAAGCCTCTGGAGTATTATCACAATAATATCACGGGCACCCTGATTCTCTGCGGTGAGATGCGCAGCCATGGGGTCAAAAATATTGTATTCAGTTCTTCCGCTACCGTGTACGGAGATCCGGCAGAAATTCCCATCACTGAGAACTGCCCCAAGGGAGAGATTACCAATCCTTACGGACGGACCAAGGGCATGCTGGAGCAGATTCTGACGGATTTACATACGGCGGATCCGGAGTGGAACGTGGTGCTGCTGCGCTATTTCAATCCCATCGGCGCCCATGAGAGCGGACTGATTGGAGAGGATCCCAAGGGAATCCCCAACAACCTGGTACCCTATATTGCCCAGGTGGCAGTGGGAAAACTGGACCATCTGAATGTATTTGGCGATGATTATGACACGCCGGACGGTACCGGGGTCAGGGATTACATCCATGTGGTGGACCTGGCAAAGGGCCATGTAAAGGCAGTGCAGAAGCTGCAGGATAAAGAGGGCGTCAGCATCTATAACCTGGGAACCGGCGTGGGCTACAGCGTGCTGGATGTGCTCCATGCATATGAGAAGGCCTGCGGCAGGACGCTGAAATACGAGATTCAGCCCCGCCGTGAAGGCGATGTGGCTACCTGCTATTCCGATTCAGCCAAGGCAAAGCGTGAGCTGGGCTGGGTGGCTGAGAAGGGAATCGAGGAGATGTGCGCTGATTCCTGGAAATGGCAGTCCATGAATCCCAACGGGTACAGGGATTAA
- a CDS encoding putative DNA modification/repair radical SAM protein, translating into MLIQENLSVQEKLKILTDAAKYDVACTSSGVRRKGKAGSIGNTSEAGICHSFSADGRCISLLKILFTNQCIYDCKYCVNRCSNDVVRTAFTPDEVCKLTIEFYRRNYIEGLFLSSGILYNANHTMELIYETLHKLRNQWHFNGYIHVKTIPGAAPELVERMGFLADRMSINLELPTAEGLKNLAPGKTRDKILKPMRQVQQGIAVSSHLLGYDREFKKTYAAERAGFAGGAALIRPELAQPDALLLGNHGLSGSGQDGPGDGQKSMERAGRERRHLSDSRYARTPFVPAGQSTQMIVGATPENDYQMMAVTQALYENYGLKRVFYSAYVPVNDDSCLPSVTARPPLLREHRLYQADWLLRFYGFKAEELLSEEQPNFNVFLDPKCDWALRHLELFPVEINRASYGELLRVPGMGVKSAQRIVNARKQGKLLFEDLKKMGVVLKRARYFITCKGRMMEGTRLDQDYITSCLVGDERRKAWDIENRDSFRQLTLFDDMHLEMPVTSEDHYASVTGSL; encoded by the coding sequence ATGTTGATACAGGAGAATTTAAGCGTACAGGAAAAGTTAAAGATACTTACGGATGCAGCCAAGTATGACGTGGCCTGCACATCCAGCGGGGTAAGGAGAAAGGGAAAGGCAGGCAGTATAGGAAACACATCGGAAGCCGGAATCTGCCACAGTTTTTCAGCGGACGGCAGATGTATTTCCCTTCTCAAGATTCTGTTTACCAACCAGTGTATCTACGATTGCAAATATTGCGTGAACCGCTGTTCCAATGATGTGGTGAGGACTGCCTTTACGCCGGATGAGGTGTGTAAGCTCACCATTGAATTTTACCGCAGGAATTACATCGAGGGGCTGTTTCTGAGCTCGGGTATTTTGTATAACGCCAATCATACCATGGAGCTGATTTACGAGACCCTGCATAAACTCAGGAACCAGTGGCATTTTAACGGATACATCCATGTGAAGACCATACCGGGGGCTGCCCCTGAGCTGGTGGAGCGGATGGGTTTTTTAGCTGACCGCATGAGCATCAATCTGGAGCTTCCCACGGCCGAGGGACTTAAGAATCTGGCTCCCGGGAAGACCAGAGATAAGATATTAAAGCCCATGCGTCAGGTACAGCAGGGCATTGCGGTGTCCAGCCATCTTCTGGGATATGACAGGGAATTTAAGAAGACCTATGCCGCGGAGCGGGCTGGTTTTGCAGGCGGTGCTGCCCTGATTCGTCCGGAGCTGGCACAGCCAGACGCTCTTTTGCTGGGAAACCATGGTTTATCCGGCAGCGGTCAGGATGGTCCGGGTGATGGACAGAAGTCCATGGAGAGGGCCGGGAGAGAAAGAAGGCACCTTTCCGACTCCCGGTATGCCAGGACGCCCTTTGTGCCTGCGGGCCAAAGTACCCAGATGATTGTGGGGGCCACACCGGAGAACGATTACCAGATGATGGCTGTCACACAGGCCTTGTATGAGAATTACGGCCTTAAGAGGGTCTTTTATTCTGCCTATGTGCCGGTCAACGACGACAGCTGTCTGCCTTCCGTGACAGCCAGACCTCCTCTGTTAAGGGAACACAGGTTATATCAGGCGGACTGGCTGCTCCGGTTCTATGGATTTAAGGCTGAGGAGCTGCTGTCGGAGGAACAGCCGAATTTCAATGTATTCCTGGACCCCAAGTGCGACTGGGCCCTGCGCCACCTGGAGCTGTTCCCGGTGGAAATCAACAGGGCTTCCTACGGGGAACTTCTCAGGGTCCCCGGCATGGGGGTAAAGTCGGCCCAGAGAATTGTGAATGCCAGAAAGCAGGGCAAACTCCTGTTCGAGGACTTAAAGAAGATGGGGGTGGTCCTGAAGCGGGCCAGATATTTCATCACCTGCAAAGGACGCATGATGGAAGGCACCAGGCTGGACCAGGATTATATTACATCCTGTCTTGTGGGAGATGAGAGGCGCAAAGCCTGGGATATTGAGAACAGAGACAGCTTCCGCCAGCTCACTCTCTTTGATGACATGCATCTGGAGATGCCGGTGACAAGCGAAGACCATTATGCTTCTGTGACAGGAAGCCTGTAA
- the dprA gene encoding DNA-processing protein DprA: MGIENSMEQDSNRNADSGPGMARVQKLEKKYLYWLTRIPGFGAVTIRRIWETAGSFENAYYIEGMELKKQGILQSEEKCRTYDRWKEQFSCMVREYDHLQEKGIRFVTPLDREYPKRLLHIYDYPMGLYVKGELPDEECPTAAIIGARNCTEYGRQAAGFMGKELAKAGVQIVSGLALGIDGAGHEGALKGKGKTYGVLGCGVNICYPRSNYYLYEAIPSQGGIISEFGPGEEPLARNFPMRNRIISGLSDVILIIEARKKSGSLITVSLGLEQGKEIFALPGRITDTLSAGCNELIQSGAGILTSPEDVLEYMGIFHEKKCINREKDQKGLAKIEKMVYSCLDSEPRHPDQIMVQTGLSAGRCMSALLELELEGLAVRTSGQNYMKTIT; the protein is encoded by the coding sequence ATGGGGATAGAAAATAGTATGGAACAGGATTCAAACCGGAACGCTGATTCCGGCCCGGGGATGGCCCGGGTCCAAAAACTTGAAAAAAAATATCTCTACTGGCTCACCCGTATTCCGGGCTTTGGGGCAGTGACCATACGGCGCATATGGGAGACGGCGGGAAGCTTTGAGAATGCATATTATATAGAAGGAATGGAATTAAAGAAACAGGGAATTTTGCAAAGCGAGGAAAAATGCCGTACGTATGACCGGTGGAAGGAACAGTTTTCCTGTATGGTCCGGGAATATGACCATCTACAGGAGAAGGGAATCCGTTTCGTAACGCCCCTTGACAGGGAATATCCGAAACGGCTTCTGCATATTTATGACTATCCAATGGGACTTTATGTAAAGGGAGAGCTGCCGGATGAGGAATGTCCCACCGCGGCCATCATAGGGGCCAGGAACTGTACGGAGTATGGGAGGCAGGCAGCCGGATTTATGGGAAAGGAGCTGGCAAAGGCAGGCGTGCAGATTGTCAGCGGCCTGGCTCTCGGCATAGACGGGGCCGGGCATGAGGGAGCCCTTAAAGGAAAGGGGAAGACATATGGGGTCCTTGGGTGCGGGGTAAACATATGTTATCCCAGAAGCAATTATTATCTGTATGAGGCAATTCCATCTCAGGGAGGAATTATCTCCGAGTTTGGGCCGGGTGAGGAACCTTTGGCCAGGAATTTTCCTATGCGCAACCGTATCATAAGCGGCCTTTCCGACGTGATTTTGATAATAGAGGCCCGAAAGAAAAGTGGTTCCCTTATAACCGTCAGCCTGGGACTGGAGCAGGGAAAGGAGATATTTGCACTGCCGGGCCGGATTACGGATACCCTGAGCGCAGGGTGCAATGAGCTCATACAGTCAGGCGCGGGGATATTGACCAGCCCTGAGGATGTGCTGGAGTATATGGGCATTTTTCACGAAAAAAAGTGTATTAACCGTGAAAAAGACCAGAAGGGACTTGCCAAGATTGAAAAAATGGTGTATAGTTGCCTAGATTCCGAACCCAGACATCCGGACCAGATTATGGTACAGACAGGACTTTCGGCAGGCCGCTGTATGAGCGCCCTTCTGGAGCTGGAATTGGAAGGACTTGCGGTGAGAACATCAGGACAGAACTACATGAAAACAATCACATAA
- a CDS encoding TIGR03915 family putative DNA repair protein gives MTVYMCEPWLEGILCGVYDAWSEPAGHGNVRLAVKGEYEELELFAEYREVQSCPEKAEKVIRSVCAKLSQEIYRKVYTASLSQDRDRADKIYRFLIQAFRHGPSVLDMLQLPACYDIFGLCRNVYNENHLLTEFLRFSETPGGILVSRIGPKNDIMTLLAPHFADRLPEENWVIYDENHKRAAVHPAGRSWFLVNHPLEPEQENSDQGWSHWLKERTDEETYEDMWRMFCDTIAIRERHNPVCQRTHLPLRFRPYMTEFQK, from the coding sequence ATGACAGTTTACATGTGCGAGCCATGGCTTGAGGGGATTCTCTGCGGCGTATACGATGCATGGTCTGAACCGGCCGGCCATGGGAATGTCCGGCTGGCCGTCAAGGGGGAGTATGAGGAATTGGAGCTTTTTGCGGAGTACAGGGAGGTACAGAGCTGCCCGGAGAAAGCGGAGAAGGTCATCCGTTCTGTGTGCGCTAAACTCTCTCAGGAGATATACAGGAAGGTGTACACCGCCTCCCTGAGCCAGGATCGGGATCGGGCAGATAAGATATACAGGTTCCTGATACAGGCCTTCAGACATGGCCCGTCGGTGCTGGACATGCTTCAGCTTCCGGCCTGCTATGACATATTCGGGCTGTGCCGGAATGTTTACAATGAAAATCATCTGCTGACAGAGTTTCTGCGCTTTTCAGAGACTCCGGGAGGCATACTGGTGTCACGTATCGGTCCGAAGAACGATATCATGACTCTATTGGCACCTCACTTTGCAGACCGGCTGCCGGAGGAAAACTGGGTCATTTATGATGAGAACCATAAAAGGGCAGCAGTCCATCCCGCCGGACGCTCCTGGTTTCTTGTAAATCACCCTCTTGAACCGGAACAGGAAAACAGCGACCAGGGGTGGAGCCACTGGCTGAAGGAGCGGACAGACGAGGAGACTTATGAGGACATGTGGCGTATGTTCTGCGATACCATTGCCATAAGGGAACGCCATAACCCGGTATGCCAGAGAACCCATCTGCCCCTGCGTTTCCGGCCTTATATGACGGAGTTTCAAAAATAG
- the topA gene encoding type I DNA topoisomerase, with protein sequence MANYLVIVESPAKVKTIKKFLGANYEVDASGGHVRDLPKSQLGFDAEHDYEPKYITIRGKGDVLAKLRKEVKKADKIYLATDPDREGEAISWHLMKALKLDELKSKDVYRISFNEITKNAVKASFKTPRELDMNLVNAQQTRRMLDRMVGYRISPLLWAKVKRGLSAGRVQSVALRMICDREDEINAFIPEEYWNLEADLLLKGNKKPLAAKYYGTRDSKGGKTVIRNKEELDQILSQLEGCRYEVEEVKRGERVKKAPIPFTTSTLQQEASKALNFSTQKTMRLAQQLYEGVEVKGKGTLGLITYLRTDSTRIADEADTAARAFVKEHYGEKYVAQGSQAKKEGAKIQDAHEAIRPTDITLTPTIVKESLQRDLFRLYQLIWKRFTASRMAPAVYETTSVKIGAGSHLFTTSASKLDFEGFMSVYVEADDEEEKNQVLGNLEKGAILKLEQLDPSQHFTQPPAHYTEASLVKALEEQGIGRPSTYAPTITTIIARRYVVKENKNLYVTELGDVVNRIMKNSFPSIVDPNFTANMESLLDKVADGTVAWKTVVSNFYPDLDEAVKTAEKELESVKIADEVSDVVCDLCGRQMVIKYGPHGKFLACPGFPECKNTKPYLEKIGIPCPKCGKELVRRKTKKGRLYYGCEASPDCDFMSWQKPSTQKCPVCGSYMVEKGNKLLCAGETCGYRMDKTEK encoded by the coding sequence ATGGCGAATTATCTGGTAATTGTAGAGTCACCAGCAAAAGTGAAAACCATCAAGAAGTTTCTGGGCGCCAACTATGAGGTAGATGCATCGGGAGGCCATGTCAGGGATCTTCCAAAGAGCCAGTTGGGATTTGATGCGGAGCATGACTATGAGCCCAAGTACATTACAATCAGAGGAAAGGGAGACGTTCTGGCTAAGCTGCGCAAGGAAGTGAAGAAGGCAGACAAGATCTATCTTGCAACGGACCCTGACCGCGAGGGAGAGGCCATTTCATGGCATCTGATGAAGGCTCTTAAGCTGGATGAGCTTAAGAGTAAGGATGTTTACCGCATCAGTTTCAATGAAATTACGAAGAACGCGGTAAAGGCATCCTTCAAGACTCCCAGGGAGCTTGACATGAACCTGGTGAATGCCCAGCAGACCAGAAGGATGCTGGATCGAATGGTGGGTTACCGGATTAGTCCGCTTTTGTGGGCAAAGGTCAAGAGAGGATTGAGTGCAGGCCGTGTACAGTCCGTTGCTCTGCGGATGATTTGCGACCGCGAGGACGAAATCAATGCATTCATTCCTGAGGAATACTGGAATCTGGAGGCAGACCTTCTCCTGAAAGGAAATAAGAAGCCTTTGGCGGCAAAATATTATGGGACCAGGGATTCCAAGGGCGGTAAGACAGTTATCCGCAACAAAGAAGAGCTGGATCAGATACTGAGCCAGTTAGAGGGATGCAGATATGAGGTGGAGGAAGTAAAGAGAGGGGAGCGGGTAAAGAAGGCGCCCATCCCGTTTACAACCAGTACTCTGCAGCAGGAAGCCTCCAAGGCGCTTAACTTTTCCACACAAAAAACCATGCGTCTGGCCCAGCAGCTCTATGAAGGCGTGGAGGTAAAAGGCAAGGGAACCCTGGGGCTTATCACCTACCTGCGTACGGATTCCACCAGAATCGCAGACGAGGCGGACACAGCGGCCAGGGCATTTGTAAAGGAACATTACGGCGAGAAATATGTTGCTCAGGGAAGCCAGGCTAAAAAAGAGGGCGCTAAGATACAGGACGCGCACGAGGCCATCCGTCCCACTGACATAACATTGACTCCGACCATTGTAAAGGAATCCCTGCAAAGAGACCTGTTCCGGTTATACCAGTTAATCTGGAAGCGGTTTACAGCCAGCCGTATGGCGCCGGCCGTATATGAGACCACCTCTGTAAAGATTGGGGCGGGCAGCCACCTGTTCACCACATCGGCCTCCAAGCTGGATTTTGAAGGCTTTATGTCTGTTTATGTGGAAGCGGACGATGAGGAAGAGAAAAATCAGGTCCTTGGCAACCTGGAAAAGGGGGCCATCCTTAAGCTGGAGCAGCTGGACCCAAGCCAGCATTTCACCCAGCCTCCGGCCCATTATACGGAGGCATCCCTGGTAAAGGCTCTGGAGGAGCAGGGCATAGGACGTCCGAGTACCTATGCACCCACCATAACCACCATCATTGCCAGAAGATATGTGGTAAAGGAGAACAAGAATCTCTATGTGACTGAACTGGGGGATGTGGTAAACCGCATCATGAAGAATTCCTTTCCAAGCATCGTAGACCCTAACTTTACAGCCAATATGGAATCCCTGCTGGATAAAGTGGCGGACGGTACCGTTGCCTGGAAAACCGTTGTCAGCAACTTCTATCCTGATCTGGATGAGGCTGTTAAGACAGCTGAGAAGGAGCTGGAATCCGTAAAGATTGCGGATGAGGTGTCGGATGTGGTCTGCGACCTGTGCGGACGCCAGATGGTGATTAAGTACGGTCCTCACGGCAAGTTCCTGGCATGCCCGGGATTTCCGGAGTGTAAGAACACCAAGCCTTACCTTGAAAAAATCGGGATTCCATGTCCGAAGTGCGGTAAGGAGCTGGTGCGCAGGAAGACAAAGAAGGGACGTCTCTACTATGGATGCGAGGCCAGTCCTGACTGCGACTTCATGTCCTGGCAGAAGCCTTCCACCCAGAAATGCCCGGTCTGCGGATCTTATATGGTGGAGAAAGGAAATAAGCTTTTGTGTGCCGGCGAGACCTGCGGGTACCGCATGGATAAGACTGAAAAATAG